From a region of the Campylobacter sp. genome:
- a CDS encoding CinA family protein: MKNIILVIGEEIRYDAALMSYISRSYEQVFGRMDDLKFLSENDKVLPFALEKMIDSYDFITIFAANSAYAVVGKILSTLSFDSLELKNGETLAPSMARTVAKNSFLLNVRGCSVNVIKALCLQSLPPILQDAPSAGESFYLFDCEYESVKQRLESLAISYKISLTISRPCSFLLLVRANAMKFGALDAFLQSVGKYYESCYIEGGDFMGFVVDRLREIGAKITFAESCTAGLIAAKFGAVAGVSDVFDGSLVSYANEIKNLWLNVGEDTLARYGAVSAQTVGEMLEGALQSSGASFALAVSGIAGPGGGSAQKPVGTVFIGAKEQGGKQIVGEFHLNGDRNYIREQSADIAICLLLKLRSDLFFGRLPSAIARDEI; this comes from the coding sequence ATGAAAAATATCATCCTTGTAATCGGCGAGGAGATCCGCTACGACGCGGCTTTGATGAGCTATATATCTCGCAGCTACGAGCAGGTTTTCGGGCGGATGGACGATCTGAAATTCTTAAGCGAAAACGATAAGGTTTTGCCCTTCGCGCTTGAAAAGATGATCGATTCGTACGATTTCATCACGATCTTTGCGGCAAACTCCGCCTACGCGGTCGTCGGTAAAATTTTATCGACGCTCTCTTTCGATTCGCTTGAGCTGAAAAACGGAGAAACCCTAGCTCCCTCGATGGCGCGCACGGTCGCGAAAAACAGCTTCCTGCTAAACGTCAGAGGCTGCTCGGTAAACGTGATCAAGGCGCTTTGCTTGCAGAGCCTGCCGCCGATCCTTCAAGACGCGCCGAGCGCGGGCGAGAGCTTTTATCTATTCGATTGCGAATACGAAAGCGTAAAGCAGCGCCTAGAAAGCCTCGCGATCAGTTATAAAATTTCGCTTACGATCAGTAGGCCCTGCTCCTTTTTGCTACTCGTGCGCGCCAATGCGATGAAATTCGGAGCGCTGGACGCGTTTTTGCAAAGCGTCGGGAAGTATTATGAGAGCTGCTACATCGAAGGCGGCGATTTTATGGGCTTTGTGGTGGATAGGCTGCGCGAGATAGGCGCTAAGATCACCTTTGCAGAAAGCTGCACCGCAGGACTCATCGCCGCAAAATTCGGCGCGGTTGCGGGTGTGAGCGACGTTTTTGACGGCTCGCTCGTAAGCTACGCCAACGAGATAAAAAATCTCTGGCTCAACGTAGGCGAAGATACGCTCGCACGCTACGGCGCGGTAAGCGCGCAGACCGTGGGCGAAATGCTTGAAGGCGCGCTGCAAAGCAGCGGAGCGAGTTTTGCTCTTGCAGTAAGCGGTATCGCGGGCCCCGGCGGTGGAAGCGCGCAAAAGCCCGTAGGGACGGTCTTTATCGGCGCGAAGGAGCAGGGCGGCAAACAGATCGTCGGGGAATTTCATCTAAATGGCGATCGAAACTACATCCGCGAACAGAGCGCCGATATCGCTATCTGTTTGCTTTTGAAGCTTAGAAGCGACCTGTTTTTCGGGCGGCTTCCAAGCGCGATTGCTAGGGATGAAATTTAA
- a CDS encoding NAD(P)H-dependent oxidoreductase, with translation MKTLIILAHPNIANSLVNRHWRDAVLAHPDKFELHDLYALYADFKIDVEKEQKLLESHDKIVLQFPFRFSNCTPLLKQWFEDVFTRGWAYGTESGGKLKGKKFALAISLGATEANYSKNGIVGFSVDEVLAPFKATFNFVGATTMPNFVSYGFTYDKSEQAVENSAKNYIKYLNKL, from the coding sequence ATGAAAACTCTCATTATTTTGGCTCATCCAAATATCGCAAACTCGCTCGTAAACCGCCACTGGAGGGATGCTGTGCTAGCCCATCCTGATAAGTTCGAGCTTCACGATCTTTACGCGCTTTATGCGGATTTTAAAATCGATGTGGAAAAGGAGCAAAAACTGCTCGAAAGCCACGATAAAATCGTGCTTCAGTTTCCGTTTCGTTTTTCAAACTGCACGCCGCTTCTTAAGCAGTGGTTTGAGGATGTTTTTACGCGCGGCTGGGCTTATGGCACAGAGAGCGGCGGCAAGCTTAAGGGCAAAAAATTCGCGCTTGCGATCTCACTTGGCGCGACCGAGGCAAACTACTCTAAAAACGGCATTGTGGGCTTTAGCGTAGATGAGGTGCTAGCGCCATTTAAAGCTACGTTTAATTTCGTCGGCGCAACGACTATGCCTAATTTCGTCTCATACGGCTTTACTTACGATAAAAGCGAGCAAGCCGTAGAAAATAGCGCGAAAAATTATATAAAGTATTTAAATAAGCTTTAA
- a CDS encoding aspartate carbamoyltransferase catalytic subunit produces the protein MYKLKHLLSAQDLSREDIYDFIDLAREFKALNRSDVKKSDSLRGKTVINAFFENSTRTRTSFEIAAKRLGADSVNFTAADSSTKKGETLIDTIRNMQAMHTDIFVLRHSCSGAAKFVATNCDASIVNAGDGLNEHPSQALLDLFTISEHKGRIENLNVAIIGDIFRSRVARSDIWAMKKLGINVRLFGPPMMLRDCDAFGCPICKSVEEAIEGADVIIMLRIQLERQDGEPSFPSVREYSKFFGLTARRMQAAKEGVMIMHPGPINRGVEINSDVADDPRYSCVLDQVENGEAMRMAILHTINLNRSAR, from the coding sequence ATGTATAAGCTAAAGCATCTTCTTAGCGCGCAGGATCTGAGCCGCGAGGACATCTACGACTTCATCGATCTGGCGCGCGAGTTTAAAGCGCTCAACCGCTCTGACGTCAAAAAATCCGACTCGCTTCGCGGCAAGACGGTCATCAACGCGTTTTTCGAAAACTCCACCCGCACCCGCACTAGCTTTGAGATCGCAGCCAAGCGCCTGGGCGCAGACAGCGTAAATTTCACCGCTGCAGACAGCAGCACGAAAAAGGGCGAGACGCTGATCGACACCATCAGAAATATGCAGGCGATGCACACGGATATCTTCGTGCTGCGCCACAGCTGCTCGGGCGCGGCGAAATTTGTCGCGACCAATTGCGATGCATCGATCGTAAATGCGGGCGACGGGTTGAACGAGCATCCGAGCCAGGCGCTTTTGGATCTTTTTACGATAAGCGAGCACAAAGGCAGGATCGAGAATTTAAACGTCGCGATCATCGGCGATATATTTCGCTCGCGCGTGGCTAGAAGCGACATCTGGGCGATGAAAAAGCTCGGCATAAACGTGCGGCTCTTCGGCCCTCCGATGATGCTGCGCGACTGCGACGCGTTCGGCTGCCCGATATGCAAAAGCGTAGAGGAGGCGATCGAGGGCGCCGACGTCATCATCATGCTTAGAATCCAGCTTGAGCGGCAAGACGGCGAGCCAAGCTTCCCGAGCGTGCGCGAATACTCGAAATTTTTCGGACTTACCGCGAGGCGCATGCAAGCGGCAAAAGAGGGCGTCATGATAATGCATCCGGGCCCGATCAACCGCGGCGTGGAGATCAACTCCGACGTAGCCGACGATCCGCGCTATAGCTGCGTTTTAGATCAGGTAGAAAACGGCGAGGCGATGCGAATGGCGATACTTCATACGATAAATTTAAATAGGAGCGCACGATGA
- a CDS encoding dihydroorotase family protein: MKILIKNGTIVNHNGSEEANVLIEGNKISKITRECPAADRVIDAAGKPVMPGLIDMHVHFRDPGLEYKDDVISGSETAVAGGVTTCLPMANTRPVNDNSSITRAMIAKAKGRGLIDLLPIGAISQDCKGAKIVEMGDMLEAGCVAFSDDGLPVTDSSVMRQALEYSAHFGSFVINHSEDCSLCHGGVMNEGKVSAILGLKGMASEKEEIMIARDLLLAKKTGGHIHIAHVSSAWSLKLIEQAKREGIRVTCEATPHHFTFDERELMGYDTNFKMSPPLRTQSDVQAIREALKSGLIDAIVTDHAPHNTDDKFVEFDHAPFGILGLQTLVPLTLRLVKQGVISLEDMVRLCSFNPAKILNLKDKGEIKEGFLADVAIIDPQISYVYDEALNKSKSRNSPLFGKQLTGAAVCTIKSGRVVYEFPNVVA; this comes from the coding sequence ATGAAAATTTTAATAAAAAACGGCACGATCGTTAATCATAACGGCAGCGAGGAAGCAAACGTCCTGATCGAGGGCAATAAAATTTCAAAAATCACGCGCGAGTGTCCCGCCGCAGACCGCGTCATAGACGCTGCGGGCAAGCCCGTGATGCCGGGTCTTATCGATATGCATGTGCATTTTAGAGACCCGGGGCTCGAATACAAAGACGACGTCATCAGCGGCAGCGAAACCGCGGTCGCAGGCGGCGTGACGACCTGCCTTCCGATGGCAAATACTAGGCCCGTGAACGACAACTCAAGCATCACTCGCGCGATGATCGCTAAGGCTAAGGGGCGCGGGCTTATCGATCTGCTACCGATAGGCGCGATCTCGCAGGATTGCAAGGGCGCAAAGATCGTCGAGATGGGCGATATGCTGGAAGCCGGCTGCGTAGCTTTCAGCGACGACGGGCTGCCCGTGACCGACAGCTCCGTGATGCGACAGGCGCTCGAATACTCCGCTCACTTCGGCTCGTTCGTGATAAATCACAGCGAGGATTGCTCGCTTTGCCACGGCGGCGTGATGAACGAGGGCAAGGTTAGCGCGATCCTCGGTCTAAAGGGGATGGCGAGCGAAAAAGAGGAGATTATGATCGCGCGCGATCTGCTGCTTGCCAAAAAGACGGGCGGGCACATCCACATCGCGCACGTAAGCTCGGCGTGGTCGCTAAAACTCATCGAGCAGGCTAAGCGCGAGGGCATCCGCGTCACCTGCGAGGCTACGCCGCATCACTTCACCTTCGACGAGCGCGAGTTGATGGGATACGATACGAATTTTAAAATGTCGCCGCCGCTTCGCACCCAAAGCGACGTGCAGGCCATCAGAGAGGCGCTTAAAAGCGGTCTGATCGACGCCATCGTGACCGATCACGCACCGCACAACACCGACGATAAATTTGTCGAATTTGATCACGCGCCGTTTGGAATTTTAGGGCTTCAAACCCTCGTACCGCTTACGCTGCGGCTCGTAAAGCAGGGCGTCATCAGCCTTGAAGACATGGTGCGCCTCTGCTCGTTTAATCCGGCTAAAATTCTAAATTTAAAAGACAAGGGCGAGATTAAAGAGGGCTTTTTAGCCGACGTCGCGATCATCGATCCGCAGATTTCCTACGTTTACGACGAGGCGCTAAATAAGTCCAAATCGCGCAACTCGCCGCTTTTCGGCAAGCAGCTTACGGGCGCTGCGGTATGCACGATCAAGAGCGGCCGCGTGGTCTATGAGTTTCCAAACGTCGTAGCGTAG
- a CDS encoding molybdopterin-dependent oxidoreductase, whose translation MKRRDFLKLGALAAASAQAKQFNALAQAIFDEQMGLCANKFGAFYVQTIGGRVVGTEPFEGDAMPTVLNNALSDHIQNETRVKYPYVRKSFLADPSNSKPELRGKEPFVRVSWDEAIKLSAKILKENFDKYGSEAIYGQLYQWGSLGKVGHSQRTAKRMLNALGGYVSELGGYSYGAATAFLPHVTGSIDPTHNPTRREGVVKEAKTIVFWGTNPVVSNKIAIGVPMHNSYAYYEIMKEKFKKGEMKIYSIDVYRNETAEYFGAHYLAVRPCTDTAMLIGLCEYIYENGLYDKEFIERYTVGFDKFKEYFTGAKDGVKKDLKWTSKICGVSEKELKSLADTLAKKDALIVTGYAIQRQHHGEMAYWALIALAAMLGDIGKTGRGYVMNDQMHKNADISFVAPKLQAFNPAVNEKYIAPQGKLAKAKYHEIPNSRLIDAIMEPGKQIERNGKKYVMPHIRVMFNANGSTFTRHPDTNRAVEAMKKIEAIITTEPFWTSTARLSDIVLPSALECERTDIEFANSTSEYLFAIKPLVKPAGKSKSDFEIARLICAQWGEEYEQAFSEGKTELEWVKEIYADAGAKAEGMGIAMPKFEEFWEKGYVKFDKIDEKKRYFTNYADFRADPEKNALKTPSGKIELYSEAVEKLGYPDCPPHATWMEPFEWLGGDVSKYPIAISGAHSKFRLHSQLNNSLIRNYAEIAGREPALISPATAKARGIKTGDVVRIYNDRGEILCGALVSDTAQDNVVIVSEGAWYDPAVWGEKSLYKHGNINVLTKDVPSSQLSQSNTAHTSMVQIEKFKGELPSVTAFDKPATIEA comes from the coding sequence ATGAAAAGACGAGATTTTCTAAAACTAGGCGCGCTAGCTGCGGCTTCGGCGCAAGCAAAACAATTTAACGCGCTAGCGCAGGCGATATTTGACGAGCAAATGGGGCTTTGCGCGAATAAATTCGGCGCGTTTTACGTCCAAACCATCGGCGGCAGGGTCGTGGGTACAGAGCCGTTCGAGGGCGACGCGATGCCAACGGTGCTAAATAACGCCCTAAGCGATCACATCCAAAACGAAACGCGCGTGAAATACCCATACGTGCGCAAAAGCTTCCTAGCCGATCCCTCAAATTCAAAACCGGAGCTTCGCGGCAAAGAGCCTTTCGTGCGCGTTAGCTGGGACGAGGCGATAAAGCTAAGCGCCAAAATTTTAAAAGAAAACTTCGATAAATACGGCTCAGAGGCCATTTACGGGCAGCTTTATCAGTGGGGTAGCCTAGGTAAGGTAGGCCACTCGCAGCGCACCGCAAAGCGCATGCTAAACGCGCTAGGAGGCTACGTGAGTGAGCTTGGCGGCTACTCATACGGCGCGGCGACGGCGTTTTTGCCTCACGTGACGGGTTCTATCGATCCGACGCATAATCCTACGCGCCGGGAGGGCGTGGTAAAGGAGGCCAAAACGATCGTGTTTTGGGGTACCAACCCAGTCGTCTCAAACAAGATCGCCATCGGCGTGCCGATGCATAACTCCTACGCCTACTACGAGATTATGAAAGAGAAATTTAAAAAAGGCGAGATGAAAATTTACAGCATAGACGTCTACCGCAACGAAACGGCGGAGTATTTCGGAGCGCACTATCTCGCCGTGCGCCCTTGCACCGATACGGCGATGCTGATCGGGCTTTGCGAATATATCTATGAAAACGGGCTTTACGACAAAGAATTTATTGAGCGCTACACGGTCGGGTTTGATAAATTTAAAGAGTATTTCACCGGCGCGAAAGACGGCGTGAAAAAGGATCTAAAATGGACGAGTAAAATTTGCGGCGTGAGCGAAAAGGAGCTAAAAAGCCTAGCCGATACGCTAGCTAAAAAAGACGCGCTCATAGTTACAGGCTACGCGATACAGCGACAGCACCACGGCGAGATGGCATACTGGGCGCTGATCGCTCTAGCTGCGATGCTAGGCGACATCGGCAAGACGGGGCGCGGCTACGTTATGAACGATCAGATGCATAAAAACGCAGATATTAGCTTCGTTGCGCCAAAGCTTCAGGCATTTAACCCCGCGGTAAACGAAAAATACATCGCCCCGCAGGGCAAGCTGGCTAAGGCCAAATACCACGAGATACCAAACAGCAGGCTCATAGACGCGATCATGGAACCGGGCAAGCAGATCGAGCGCAACGGCAAAAAATACGTCATGCCGCACATCCGCGTGATGTTTAACGCCAACGGCTCGACCTTCACCCGCCACCCGGATACCAACCGCGCGGTAGAAGCGATGAAAAAGATCGAAGCAATCATCACCACAGAGCCGTTTTGGACAAGTACGGCGAGGCTCAGCGACATCGTGCTGCCGTCGGCTCTTGAGTGCGAGCGCACGGATATCGAGTTTGCAAACTCCACTAGCGAATACCTTTTTGCGATTAAACCGCTAGTTAAGCCTGCTGGGAAAAGCAAGAGCGACTTTGAGATCGCACGGCTCATCTGCGCGCAGTGGGGCGAGGAGTACGAGCAGGCCTTTAGCGAGGGCAAAACGGAGCTTGAGTGGGTGAAGGAAATTTATGCCGATGCTGGTGCAAAAGCCGAGGGCATGGGCATAGCGATGCCGAAATTTGAAGAGTTTTGGGAGAAAGGCTACGTTAAATTTGATAAAATCGACGAGAAAAAGCGGTACTTCACAAACTATGCGGACTTCCGCGCCGATCCCGAGAAAAACGCGCTAAAAACCCCGTCGGGCAAGATCGAGCTCTACTCCGAAGCGGTCGAAAAGCTAGGATATCCCGACTGCCCGCCGCACGCGACGTGGATGGAGCCGTTTGAGTGGCTGGGCGGCGACGTGAGCAAGTATCCTATCGCTATCAGCGGCGCGCATTCTAAATTTAGGCTCCACTCGCAGCTAAACAACTCACTCATCCGCAACTACGCCGAAATCGCGGGCCGCGAACCTGCGCTCATTAGCCCCGCCACGGCAAAGGCACGCGGCATCAAAACGGGCGACGTGGTAAGGATCTACAACGACCGAGGCGAGATCCTCTGCGGCGCGCTGGTAAGCGATACCGCACAAGATAACGTCGTGATCGTAAGCGAGGGCGCATGGTACGATCCCGCTGTCTGGGGCGAGAAAAGCCTATACAAGCACGGCAACATAAACGTGCTAACCAAGGACGTTCCTAGCTCCCAGCTATCGCAAAGCAACACCGCGCACACGAGCATGGTGCAGATTGAGAAATTTAAAGGCGAACTGCCGAGCGTAACGGCGTTTGATAAGCCCGCGACGATAGAGGCTTAG
- a CDS encoding TonB-dependent siderophore receptor, producing MQDTQKLRRDDRDYEARKLVKSTTRLDLTARETPQSLTVVTEAKLKDMGITDYQVLMRNIAGITSGRMDERLYPTARGFSIDYYLLDSMPSFGGFSLGANDLNLLPYERVEVVKGANGLLAGAGNPAASLNFIRKHADSAVPKGYISLNGGSYDKYGLKTDVQSPLNQSGSVRGRLAFMHERSHSYMDYYNRRNTAVYGVLDIDVTDDSRLSFGSFYQTLRRHGTRWGGMPAFNSDGTRMHFGKNQIFSQPWTRYDISTLDFYADFKQYFSNEASLSLSYSFRRAHTDSNLLYYGGRVGPGGIGNVADLSVYANKREENIHNIDAYANIPYELFGQDHEFVFGVMYNLYKKGSDNVSSYWNSRNTPAGLAYAARIRINFNDLHIEDPRLPYVDQNNADRTIQKAIYAANKLSITEDLKLLLGTRMSYYKYKITGGADNRNFTREITPYAGITYDLDDHHTLYASYTSIFKPQTYKDKNNKYLDPIQGKDYEAGIKGEYFDGDLQASLGVFKIIQDKLGIRTDEYITGTNSYAYKQGRGVTSRGFEADVNGKITDALSLSMGLAHYKAKDADGNIYASDSSRTSANLFAKYEIGTFRIGVGAMYRSKIYSDSPYGRIEQKAYTIANVMLGYKASKNLDVQLNVDNITDKRYFEGIGSNRMIYGDPRTFNLSLTYNF from the coding sequence GTGCAAGATACCCAAAAGCTCCGTCGCGACGACAGAGATTATGAGGCTAGAAAGCTCGTTAAAAGTACCACCAGGCTCGATCTTACGGCGAGAGAAACGCCCCAGTCTCTTACCGTGGTGACCGAAGCCAAGCTAAAAGATATGGGGATAACCGATTATCAGGTGCTGATGCGAAATATCGCGGGCATTACGAGCGGGCGTATGGATGAGAGGCTCTATCCTACGGCGCGCGGATTTAGCATAGATTATTATCTGCTTGATTCGATGCCTAGCTTCGGAGGTTTTAGCCTCGGGGCGAACGATTTAAATTTACTGCCATATGAGCGCGTTGAGGTAGTAAAGGGTGCGAACGGATTATTGGCGGGCGCGGGAAATCCCGCCGCGAGTTTAAATTTTATCCGCAAGCACGCGGATTCCGCCGTTCCGAAAGGATACATCAGCCTAAACGGCGGCTCATACGACAAATACGGGCTTAAAACCGATGTGCAAAGCCCGCTCAATCAAAGCGGTTCGGTGCGCGGACGCCTAGCGTTTATGCATGAACGATCGCACTCTTATATGGACTATTACAATCGTCGCAATACTGCCGTTTATGGCGTATTAGATATCGATGTAACGGACGATTCAAGGCTGAGCTTTGGCTCATTTTATCAGACTCTACGCCGACATGGCACGCGCTGGGGCGGAATGCCCGCGTTTAACTCGGACGGCACGCGCATGCACTTCGGCAAAAACCAAATTTTCTCTCAGCCTTGGACGCGATACGACATCTCTACGCTTGATTTTTATGCCGATTTTAAACAATATTTCTCAAACGAGGCGAGTTTAAGCTTGAGTTATTCGTTTCGTCGTGCTCATACCGATTCAAATTTGCTCTATTATGGCGGCAGGGTAGGCCCTGGCGGCATCGGAAACGTCGCCGATCTTAGCGTTTATGCTAACAAGCGCGAAGAGAATATCCACAATATCGATGCCTACGCAAATATCCCGTATGAGCTTTTCGGACAAGATCATGAATTTGTATTTGGTGTGATGTATAATCTCTACAAAAAGGGATCCGATAACGTAAGTAGCTACTGGAATAGTCGAAACACTCCGGCAGGCCTTGCTTATGCCGCGCGCATTAGAATAAATTTTAACGACCTTCATATTGAAGATCCACGCTTACCGTATGTAGATCAAAATAATGCCGATCGAACTATTCAAAAAGCAATTTATGCCGCGAATAAACTCTCAATCACCGAGGATTTAAAGCTCTTATTAGGAACGCGGATGAGTTACTATAAATATAAAATTACAGGTGGAGCAGATAATAGAAATTTTACCCGCGAAATTACTCCATATGCAGGGATCACTTACGATTTAGACGATCATCATACCCTTTATGCAAGTTATACGAGTATTTTTAAACCTCAAACCTACAAGGACAAAAACAATAAATATCTTGATCCCATCCAAGGCAAGGACTACGAAGCGGGCATCAAAGGCGAGTATTTTGACGGCGATCTGCAAGCAAGCCTGGGCGTTTTTAAGATCATCCAAGATAAGCTCGGCATCCGCACCGACGAGTATATCACGGGCACAAATTCCTACGCTTACAAGCAGGGTCGCGGAGTAACCAGCAGGGGCTTTGAAGCGGATGTAAACGGTAAAATTACCGATGCACTAAGCCTAAGCATGGGGCTAGCGCACTACAAAGCCAAAGATGCTGACGGCAATATCTACGCCAGCGACTCCTCCCGCACCAGCGCAAATCTTTTTGCAAAATATGAGATCGGCACATTTAGAATCGGCGTAGGCGCGATGTATCGCTCAAAGATTTATTCCGACTCGCCATACGGCAGGATCGAGCAGAAAGCCTACACGATTGCAAACGTAATGCTAGGCTACAAAGCGAGTAAAAACCTAGATGTGCAGCTAAACGTCGATAACATAACCGATAAGCGCTATTTTGAGGGCATCGGTTCTAATCGAATGATCTACGGCGATCCGCGCACCTTCAATCTAAGCCTTACGTATAACTTTTGA
- a CDS encoding PepSY domain-containing protein: protein MSKSFRKISRKFHLWLSLIFCIPLIIISISGSVLVYAEQINEVLLKDKVFRTQESVAKFPARMKFSALQSEINSKFKEYAIMGWSIAQDPLKTDKIRLSSQKLQKRIIIYLDAFSGEIKGAPMPRDEGFIGAINKLHAELFLGRGGRIFTGIVGLSALLIGISGFFIYKKFWQNLFSLRLDRAIYFMRGAHRLIGVMSTPVMFAIAISGAWWELRAVTYKPLANPCGAVLQNFKTERNSTVAASNGAVSMKTAQNLATLDEALARIAVKFKEFRSTYIAFPLCPGGAFTVYGFEAGQNPLQSPYASRITISDTGEILKADFINDADFSDKLQDGFRRAHAGSYGAITKLIWFLAGLAPLFLSICGFYITLKNRNSKRRKL from the coding sequence TTGTCTAAATCCTTTCGCAAAATCTCGCGCAAATTTCATTTGTGGCTATCTTTGATATTTTGCATACCCCTTATAATCATTTCTATAAGCGGCTCGGTTTTAGTTTACGCGGAGCAGATCAATGAAGTTTTGCTAAAAGACAAGGTGTTTAGGACGCAAGAAAGCGTGGCGAAATTCCCCGCTAGAATGAAATTTAGCGCCCTGCAATCCGAGATAAACTCCAAATTTAAAGAGTACGCGATCATGGGCTGGAGCATCGCGCAAGATCCTTTAAAGACCGATAAAATCAGACTTTCCTCTCAGAAACTGCAAAAGCGGATCATAATTTACTTAGATGCCTTTAGCGGCGAGATTAAAGGCGCGCCCATGCCGCGAGATGAGGGCTTTATCGGCGCGATAAATAAACTGCACGCGGAGCTGTTTTTAGGTCGCGGCGGTAGAATTTTTACGGGTATCGTGGGGCTTAGCGCGCTACTTATCGGCATTAGCGGCTTTTTTATCTACAAAAAATTTTGGCAAAACTTATTCTCGCTGAGGCTAGATCGGGCCATATATTTTATGCGCGGCGCTCACCGCCTAATCGGAGTCATGAGCACGCCCGTGATGTTTGCTATAGCTATAAGCGGAGCATGGTGGGAGCTAAGGGCGGTAACTTACAAGCCGCTCGCAAATCCATGCGGCGCGGTCTTGCAGAATTTTAAGACCGAGCGAAATTCCACCGTCGCGGCATCAAACGGAGCGGTAAGCATGAAAACGGCGCAAAATCTTGCGACGCTAGATGAGGCTTTAGCGCGGATAGCGGTTAAATTTAAAGAATTTCGCTCCACCTATATCGCCTTTCCGCTCTGTCCGGGCGGCGCTTTTACCGTATACGGCTTCGAGGCGGGGCAAAACCCGCTGCAAAGCCCTTACGCGAGCCGTATCACGATATCAGATACAGGCGAAATTTTAAAAGCGGACTTTATAAACGATGCGGATTTTTCGGACAAACTTCAAGACGGCTTTCGTCGCGCCCATGCAGGCTCATACGGCGCAATAACGAAGCTTATATGGTTTTTAGCGGGGCTTGCGCCCCTATTTTTAAGCATTTGCGGATTTTACATAACCCTAAAAAATAGAAATTCTAAAAGGAGAAAGTTATGA
- a CDS encoding diacylglycerol kinase: MRNQPKYRFFANWGYAMAGLCEMLRSERSFRLELCVFVPLLLSLFFWNFGAVLNLFLIFGAVFTLVLECINSAIERAVDLATSEIHPLAKGAKDTASTAVMMSLFLNAALWCYALIGKFF; this comes from the coding sequence ATGCGCAATCAGCCCAAATACCGATTTTTTGCCAACTGGGGCTACGCGATGGCGGGTCTTTGCGAGATGCTGCGCAGCGAGCGTAGCTTCAGACTCGAGCTTTGCGTGTTCGTCCCGCTTCTGCTGTCGCTATTTTTTTGGAATTTCGGCGCGGTGCTAAATCTATTTTTGATCTTCGGCGCGGTCTTTACGCTCGTGCTCGAGTGCATAAACTCCGCCATTGAGCGCGCAGTTGATCTTGCCACGAGCGAAATCCACCCGCTAGCCAAGGGCGCCAAAGACACCGCAAGCACCGCCGTGATGATGAGCCTATTTCTCAACGCCGCGCTGTGGTGCTACGCGCTTATCGGTAAATTCTTTTAA